One Echinicola strongylocentroti DNA window includes the following coding sequences:
- a CDS encoding Lnb N-terminal periplasmic domain-containing protein, whose translation MKKSVLLFTIILLGFSQLYAKNYRVSLLTCEPGGELYSVFGHSAVRVTDMETGRDLVYNYGTFDFNPSFYMKFARGKLDYWLSVSPYDRFIGHYNYLGQAVREQVLDLNEQQTAKMVEFLQVNYQPDNRYYRYDFFYDNCATRIRDMLETVLGKQLEWNDPVGEEEVTFRDLIDEYVYPLPWGDLGIDLALGSVIDVEASEREKQYLPDYMEAAFGRAEIVGDGPTRPLVKSQRTILDLPPVAVAPSFFNPYFLFWGIAILFMVLTFIGFRKKKLFIGFDQTFFGILSVVGIVVVLLWFFTEHTATKYNWNLLWAFPLHGLLVYGLGMKHPAQWVKKYLLFALIMADAAVVFWILGWQSFHPSVLPLILVVILRSNFLYYNLEKFKAQKRIVKD comes from the coding sequence ATGAAGAAATCCGTCTTACTTTTTACCATTATCCTATTGGGCTTTAGCCAATTATATGCAAAAAATTATAGGGTGAGCCTGTTGACCTGTGAACCAGGCGGAGAACTTTACAGTGTCTTTGGTCATAGCGCCGTGCGGGTTACCGATATGGAAACGGGCAGGGACTTGGTGTATAATTATGGAACCTTTGACTTCAACCCTAGTTTCTATATGAAATTTGCCAGGGGTAAATTGGACTATTGGCTGTCAGTAAGTCCTTATGATCGGTTTATTGGTCACTATAACTATCTGGGGCAGGCGGTGCGTGAGCAAGTGCTCGACCTCAACGAGCAGCAGACTGCCAAAATGGTGGAATTTCTACAGGTCAATTACCAGCCGGACAACCGTTATTACCGCTATGATTTTTTTTATGACAATTGTGCCACGCGGATTCGCGATATGCTGGAGACTGTACTGGGCAAGCAATTGGAGTGGAACGACCCTGTAGGAGAAGAGGAAGTAACCTTTCGGGACTTGATAGATGAATATGTGTATCCACTTCCTTGGGGCGACCTAGGAATTGACCTGGCCTTGGGCAGTGTGATCGATGTGGAGGCCAGTGAACGTGAAAAGCAGTATTTGCCGGATTATATGGAAGCGGCATTTGGCAGAGCGGAGATCGTGGGGGATGGTCCTACCAGACCACTGGTAAAAAGCCAGAGGACGATTTTGGACCTGCCACCCGTAGCTGTTGCGCCTAGCTTCTTTAATCCTTACTTTTTGTTTTGGGGGATAGCGATTCTTTTCATGGTCCTCACTTTTATAGGGTTTAGAAAGAAAAAGCTCTTCATTGGCTTTGACCAGACTTTCTTTGGGATATTGTCGGTGGTGGGGATTGTGGTGGTATTGCTCTGGTTTTTTACGGAGCATACGGCCACTAAGTACAATTGGAATTTGCTGTGGGCTTTTCCCCTTCATGGACTATTGGTGTATGGGCTGGGGATGAAGCATCCAGCCCAGTGGGTCAAAAAGTATTTGTTGTTTGCGCTGATCATGGCCGATGCGGCGGTGGTGTTCTGGATTTTGGGCTGGCAATCGTTCCACCCAAGTGTCCTTCCGCTGATATTGGTGGTGATCTTGCGGAGCAATTTCCTGTATTATAATTTGGAAAAGTTCAAAGCCCAAAAGCGGATAGTCAAGGACTGA
- a CDS encoding T9SS type A sorting domain-containing protein, which yields MHGQEVGAYRTTASGDFDQVAIWEVYDGSSWGTAGRPPENTNDVYVDFGHEVTLSQNENVKSLYLNAEAETGEKLNINGFELSLYGSLNAFSGAAPGSPSGTWNNIDWIGNSEESKLVFRGGSRIAVPDGAWSAFSVRSRYTVVFAPDPGAALTVQEAIKASKIVIASGRVVQEALGGTCSTFSFNNDPAVPGAYGSLIIEANASLESYCNEGIVQRSASVPAQEVTIQDGGTLVLHGSNPEINAATINLMGEVRYAGASGAQEFITSTMTGAQQPVNYHEVTFEGNAEKILPSTLILTGDMTNTGTGNIKANTTSLSIEGQADQEIAGMALLIKDLEVDKPTGKASFDNDLTILDDFMMTAGELDFGGNEMTINVSGSGQYQYLAGQWHDLQALHYRSTPHPLNATNASFPFVDKYEGGTRLLQLEGSNLPGGETLSINYTQLPGVDHDADFFDNDGAWILYQLYSYFSFSGFTAGNSDINIRISADDLVVDDVDDLRIVADHEPAPGSHQSGLDENGIFWARRTVMRNEINNNKFTIGSNRVATVLPIAWLSYQGQASGNNNVLKWEVTTDNQVKGFTIYRSADNVDNFIPIGTIMAKGTTEQDFTYQFTDENPPYYGYCYYKIASLSRGGKEDFTPVFQVRRNPAATEQAIIYPNPHTAGNIHFVIPDKTDRRLHWEILNAQGMVVFSLDGSREQTLQRVKEKLATLQRGIYIIRILGDRENHTLRWIKK from the coding sequence GTGCATGGTCAAGAAGTCGGTGCTTATCGGACGACTGCAAGCGGGGATTTTGACCAAGTGGCCATTTGGGAAGTCTATGATGGCAGCAGCTGGGGAACTGCCGGTCGGCCTCCCGAAAATACCAATGACGTTTACGTGGATTTTGGTCACGAGGTCACCCTCAGCCAAAATGAAAATGTCAAATCACTCTACTTGAATGCAGAAGCGGAGACAGGCGAAAAACTGAATATAAACGGTTTTGAGCTATCACTCTATGGTAGTCTGAATGCTTTTTCTGGAGCTGCGCCAGGCTCACCCTCGGGAACTTGGAACAATATCGACTGGATCGGCAACAGTGAAGAGAGCAAACTGGTATTCAGGGGAGGTTCGAGAATCGCTGTGCCGGACGGAGCGTGGAGTGCTTTTTCTGTAAGGAGCCGATATACCGTAGTTTTCGCCCCCGACCCAGGAGCTGCCCTTACGGTTCAGGAAGCTATCAAGGCCAGTAAGATTGTGATCGCCTCGGGAAGAGTCGTCCAAGAAGCACTAGGAGGAACCTGCTCCACCTTTTCATTTAATAATGACCCCGCCGTGCCGGGAGCTTATGGTAGCCTTATCATCGAGGCCAATGCCAGCTTGGAGAGCTACTGCAATGAGGGAATTGTCCAGCGGTCTGCTTCCGTACCAGCCCAAGAAGTCACGATACAGGACGGTGGGACATTGGTACTACATGGCTCAAATCCAGAAATCAATGCGGCCACTATCAATCTGATGGGGGAGGTTCGTTATGCTGGTGCTTCAGGAGCACAGGAATTTATCACTAGCACTATGACTGGCGCACAGCAACCAGTAAACTACCATGAGGTCACTTTTGAAGGCAACGCAGAAAAAATACTTCCGTCTACACTCATTCTCACCGGAGACATGACCAATACCGGCACAGGAAACATCAAAGCGAACACGACATCACTTTCCATAGAAGGACAAGCAGACCAAGAAATCGCCGGTATGGCACTACTCATTAAGGACCTCGAAGTGGACAAGCCAACGGGAAAGGCCTCCTTTGACAATGACCTTACTATTTTGGATGACTTCATGATGACGGCAGGGGAATTGGATTTTGGTGGAAATGAAATGACCATCAATGTATCCGGATCCGGGCAGTATCAGTATCTGGCAGGTCAGTGGCATGATCTCCAAGCCCTTCATTACCGCAGCACCCCTCATCCCCTAAACGCCACTAATGCCAGTTTTCCTTTTGTGGACAAGTATGAAGGAGGGACACGATTACTTCAGCTTGAAGGAAGCAATTTACCCGGTGGCGAAACCCTTTCCATAAATTACACCCAGCTTCCCGGTGTGGACCATGATGCGGATTTCTTTGACAATGATGGGGCTTGGATACTGTACCAATTGTATAGCTATTTCAGCTTTTCGGGATTTACAGCGGGAAACAGTGATATCAATATTCGTATCTCTGCCGATGATCTGGTGGTAGATGATGTGGATGATCTGAGAATAGTCGCTGACCATGAGCCTGCTCCTGGCAGCCATCAAAGTGGCCTAGACGAAAACGGCATCTTCTGGGCAAGAAGAACCGTAATGCGCAATGAAATAAACAACAATAAGTTCACCATCGGGAGCAATCGTGTGGCCACGGTCTTGCCCATCGCTTGGTTAAGCTACCAAGGGCAAGCCAGTGGTAACAACAACGTCCTCAAATGGGAGGTAACCACAGACAATCAGGTGAAAGGTTTTACGATCTATCGCTCTGCCGATAATGTGGATAACTTTATTCCCATCGGCACGATCATGGCTAAAGGCACCACTGAGCAGGATTTTACCTATCAATTTACGGACGAAAATCCACCTTATTATGGATATTGCTATTACAAAATAGCCAGTTTGTCACGTGGAGGCAAAGAGGATTTTACACCGGTCTTCCAAGTGCGAAGAAACCCAGCAGCCACCGAACAGGCCATCATTTATCCCAACCCGCACACAGCGGGCAACATCCACTTCGTGATCCCTGACAAAACTGACCGTCGCCTTCATTGGGAGATACTGAATGCGCAAGGAATGGTGGTGTTTTCACTTGATGGCAGCAGGGAACAGACGCTCCAGCGAGTCAAAGAAAAATTAGCCACCCTTCAAAGGGGAATTTACATCATTCGTATCCTCGGCGATCGGGAAAACCATACCCTCCGATGGATCAAAAAATGA
- a CDS encoding acyl-CoA dehydrogenase produces MNFTLTEEHLAVQAAAKDFAKTELLSGVIDRDTNATFPHEQVKKMGELGFLGMMVAPEYNGGGMDTLSYVLALEEISKIDASAAVAMSVNNSLVCWGLEKYGTELQKEKYLKPLAAGEILGAFCLSEPEAGSDATSQKTSAEKKGDHYILNGTKNWITNGGTASVYLVMAQTNPSLRHKGISTFIVEKDMEGFQVGKKEDKLGIRGSDTHSLMFNDVKVPVENRIGEDGFGFTYAMHSLDGGRIGIAAQALGIAAGAYELALDYSKERKAFGKPISQHQAIQFKLADMATEIEAARLLVWKAAWLKDQGKSYAQASAMAKLYASKVAMDVTIEAVQIHGGYGFVKEYHVERLMRDAKITQIYEGTSEIQKIVISRNLLR; encoded by the coding sequence ATGAATTTTACCCTGACTGAAGAACACTTAGCGGTGCAAGCTGCCGCCAAGGATTTTGCCAAAACGGAACTCCTTTCCGGTGTAATAGACCGTGACACCAACGCCACCTTTCCCCATGAACAGGTCAAGAAAATGGGAGAACTGGGGTTTTTGGGCATGATGGTCGCTCCTGAATACAATGGAGGAGGGATGGACACCCTTTCGTACGTGCTAGCCTTGGAAGAAATCTCCAAAATCGACGCTTCCGCCGCCGTGGCCATGTCTGTCAATAATTCATTGGTCTGCTGGGGACTGGAAAAGTATGGCACTGAGCTCCAAAAGGAAAAATACCTTAAACCTCTGGCAGCAGGGGAGATCTTGGGGGCGTTCTGTCTATCAGAGCCTGAGGCCGGGTCCGATGCCACTTCCCAAAAGACCTCTGCCGAAAAGAAGGGGGACCATTACATCCTGAACGGCACCAAAAACTGGATCACCAATGGCGGCACCGCCAGCGTGTACTTGGTCATGGCGCAGACCAATCCATCGCTAAGGCACAAAGGCATCTCCACCTTCATCGTGGAAAAGGACATGGAAGGATTTCAGGTAGGCAAGAAAGAGGATAAGCTGGGAATCCGAGGCTCCGACACCCATTCACTGATGTTTAACGACGTAAAAGTACCTGTCGAAAATAGAATTGGTGAGGATGGCTTTGGCTTCACCTATGCCATGCACAGCTTGGACGGAGGACGAATAGGCATCGCCGCACAGGCATTGGGCATCGCCGCTGGAGCGTATGAACTGGCACTTGACTATTCCAAGGAACGGAAAGCATTTGGAAAACCCATCAGTCAACACCAAGCCATCCAGTTTAAGCTGGCCGATATGGCCACTGAGATAGAGGCAGCAAGGCTACTGGTCTGGAAAGCTGCTTGGCTAAAAGACCAAGGCAAGTCCTACGCCCAGGCCAGCGCCATGGCAAAATTATACGCTTCTAAGGTCGCTATGGACGTAACCATCGAGGCTGTACAAATTCATGGGGGCTATGGATTTGTCAAAGAATACCATGTAGAAAGGCTAATGAGGGACGCTAAAATCACCCAGATTTATGAAGGAACAAGCGAAATTCAAAAAATAGTTATATCCCGTAATCTATTAAGATAA
- a CDS encoding AraC family transcriptional regulator, whose amino-acid sequence MEYYNKVIESVGVRYTRGNNYKVERPITVTDYLEPENTVILLHQGTLKYGDEQELVNEGEILFVPAGRACKVSFGQATKRNEMSNNSFLENKKKHLQSVSFKDIKTIEEDCVTLVTFEAKVFDVVNFFNSLGIPPFIIRFNDRLASIIEDVVKESEQNIPGKERVIKIHTELLVVELVRHILKNRLFVEEMSTNSTYFKDPRLIDMFNYIKKNIGGDLSNKVLAKVANVSEDYVGQYFKMLTGINPQDYIEYQRMEAAVELLRTTKKSIRDIGKEVGYKDTAYFCRRFKMMYGLPAGKMRRRESLINVQ is encoded by the coding sequence ATGGAATATTACAATAAAGTCATAGAATCCGTGGGCGTGCGGTATACGAGGGGAAACAACTACAAAGTAGAGCGACCTATTACCGTGACGGACTACCTAGAACCGGAAAACACCGTTATTTTATTGCATCAAGGTACATTGAAATACGGTGATGAACAAGAACTGGTCAATGAGGGAGAGATTCTGTTTGTCCCAGCAGGGAGGGCATGTAAAGTTTCCTTTGGTCAAGCCACCAAGAGAAACGAAATGTCCAACAACAGCTTTTTGGAAAACAAAAAGAAACACCTACAATCCGTTAGTTTTAAAGACATCAAAACCATTGAAGAGGACTGTGTTACTTTAGTGACTTTCGAAGCAAAGGTTTTTGATGTGGTCAATTTCTTTAACTCACTGGGCATTCCTCCATTTATCATTCGCTTTAATGATCGTTTGGCTTCTATTATTGAGGATGTGGTCAAAGAATCCGAGCAAAACATCCCCGGCAAGGAGCGTGTCATTAAGATCCACACCGAGTTATTGGTAGTGGAGCTGGTAAGGCATATCTTGAAAAACCGTCTGTTTGTGGAAGAAATGTCCACCAATAGCACCTACTTCAAAGATCCGCGTTTGATCGATATGTTTAATTATATCAAGAAAAACATCGGTGGAGATCTTTCCAATAAGGTGTTGGCCAAGGTAGCCAACGTTTCCGAGGATTATGTAGGCCAATACTTCAAGATGCTGACAGGCATCAATCCACAAGATTACATCGAATACCAGCGCATGGAAGCCGCTGTCGAACTACTCCGGACTACCAAGAAAAGCATTCGAGATATTGGCAAAGAGGTCGGCTACAAAGATACCGCTTACTTCTGCCGAAGATTTAAAATGATGTATGGCTTGCCAGCAGGGAAGATGAGAAGAAGAGAATCACTAATTAACGTTCAGTGA
- a CDS encoding geranylgeranylglyceryl/heptaprenylglyceryl phosphate synthase, which yields MPCGQGVIKAVGQQVDCPVIVGGGIDSVDKARDAWEAGADLIVLGNGPEKNPGLLTEVMDLANVYNLSLNVN from the coding sequence ATGCCCTGTGGGCAAGGGGTGATCAAGGCCGTTGGCCAGCAAGTGGACTGCCCCGTGATAGTAGGGGGAGGAATCGACTCAGTGGATAAGGCCAGAGATGCTTGGGAAGCGGGAGCGGATCTTATTGTCCTTGGAAATGGGCCAGAAAAAAACCCCGGTCTATTGACCGAGGTGATGGACTTAGCTAATGTTTATAACTTATCACTGAACGTTAATTAG
- a CDS encoding geranylgeranylglyceryl/heptaprenylglyceryl phosphate synthase gives MMQRRNNTLIADKLRHLHRTGKKGVALLIDPEKYDGEGKLEKLVTIADEHRIDFFFLGGSLINEQNMDTIIQKIREGSSKIPVVLFPGNVIQVTDRADGILFLSLISGRNPELLIGQQVTAAPLLGRSSLEVLPTGYMLVNDGQITSASYISQTIPLPNDKPALAVATAMAGQFLGLQYFFLDAGSGASCPVGKG, from the coding sequence ATGATGCAAAGAAGAAATAATACATTAATTGCCGATAAGTTAAGGCACCTTCACCGGACAGGTAAAAAAGGGGTGGCCTTGCTGATCGACCCTGAAAAATATGATGGCGAAGGGAAGCTTGAGAAACTGGTGACCATAGCTGATGAACACCGCATAGATTTTTTCTTTCTGGGAGGGAGCTTGATCAATGAGCAAAACATGGATACCATTATCCAGAAAATAAGGGAGGGCAGTAGCAAGATCCCCGTGGTGCTATTTCCAGGTAATGTCATCCAAGTAACCGACCGAGCAGATGGCATCCTCTTTTTGTCCTTGATTTCCGGAAGGAACCCAGAGCTACTTATTGGTCAGCAAGTGACGGCGGCTCCTTTATTGGGCAGGTCTTCTTTGGAAGTGCTTCCCACAGGATACATGTTGGTGAATGACGGGCAGATTACCAGTGCCAGTTATATTAGCCAGACGATACCGCTGCCCAATGATAAGCCGGCATTGGCGGTAGCTACGGCCATGGCCGGTCAATTTTTGGGATTACAATACTTTTTCCTTGATGCAGGAAGTGGCGCTTCATGCCCTGTGGGCAAGGGGTGA
- a CDS encoding phage holin family protein: MMLNFSEIINTVKRLIEVKIQMLKNDLQDELSAVITRVAILSMMVIVSVLILLFGSIALAFYFAELTYSNSLGFLYVGLIYVGLLVFLYIIKDSKGIQKNIGLVLNTFLFFRKKNSDDNE, translated from the coding sequence ATGATGCTTAACTTCTCTGAAATAATCAATACAGTAAAAAGGCTCATCGAAGTAAAGATCCAGATGCTCAAAAATGATCTGCAAGACGAATTGTCAGCCGTCATTACAAGGGTAGCCATTCTTTCCATGATGGTGATTGTCTCCGTATTGATCCTGCTTTTTGGCAGTATCGCTTTAGCATTTTATTTTGCAGAGCTTACTTATTCCAATTCCCTGGGCTTTTTGTATGTAGGTTTGATATATGTCGGGCTCCTTGTTTTTCTGTATATCATTAAAGATTCCAAAGGAATCCAAAAGAACATTGGCCTTGTGCTGAACACTTTCCTCTTCTTTCGAAAAAAAAACAGTGATGACAATGAGTAA
- a CDS encoding YkgJ family cysteine cluster protein, protein MDLLEKCLAVNELFTDLEIATRQFISQGQLNCLQGCSKCCANPKVPATALEFLPLAFELYHAGNADATLDKLELATEDSFCILLNHLSAEGTSGLCSHYSQRGLICRLFGSSARRNREGLKELVTCKLIKEHRKEQYEAVSTAIREDLEVPGSTDYYTRLYGIDFHLAGQQYPINLAIKKALEAVISYYFYTEGEAV, encoded by the coding sequence ATGGATCTGTTAGAAAAATGCCTTGCTGTCAATGAACTTTTCACTGACTTAGAGATAGCCACACGTCAATTTATCAGTCAAGGCCAGTTGAATTGCCTTCAAGGTTGTTCGAAATGCTGTGCCAACCCAAAAGTGCCCGCAACGGCACTTGAGTTTTTGCCTTTGGCATTTGAACTATATCATGCTGGAAATGCTGATGCCACCCTTGATAAACTTGAGCTGGCCACAGAGGACAGCTTTTGCATCCTCTTGAACCATCTGTCTGCTGAAGGTACCTCCGGACTATGCAGCCACTACTCCCAACGTGGCCTGATCTGCCGCCTTTTTGGCAGCTCGGCCAGACGTAACAGAGAGGGACTAAAGGAATTGGTTACGTGCAAGCTGATCAAAGAACACCGGAAGGAGCAATATGAGGCAGTGAGCACGGCCATTCGTGAGGACTTGGAGGTGCCGGGAAGTACTGATTATTACACCCGGTTGTACGGCATAGATTTTCATTTGGCAGGTCAGCAATACCCGATCAATTTAGCTATCAAAAAAGCCCTGGAAGCAGTGATTTCCTATTATTTTTACACTGAAGGAGAGGCGGTATAA
- a CDS encoding LOG family protein, with protein MSEEAEKNNLEEERIRKAFKEKDWSEIKSANSWVIFKVMSEFVEGFEKLAKIGPCVSIFGSARTPQDNKYYKIAEEIAAKLVRHGYGVITGGGPGIMEAGNKGAHAEKGKSVGLNIHLPFEQFNNMYIDQDKLITFDYFFVRKVMFVKYAQGFIVLPGGFGTMDELFEALTLVQTKKTGKFPIILVGKEFWEGLIDWIKTIMLERHINISPEDMELFSVVDTATEAVEAIDEFYNKYLLSPNF; from the coding sequence ATGAGTGAAGAAGCAGAGAAAAACAACCTAGAAGAAGAAAGAATCAGAAAGGCTTTCAAAGAGAAAGACTGGAGTGAAATCAAAAGTGCCAACTCTTGGGTGATCTTCAAGGTAATGTCGGAGTTTGTAGAGGGCTTTGAGAAGCTGGCAAAGATTGGGCCCTGTGTTTCCATTTTTGGTTCGGCACGCACCCCGCAGGACAACAAATACTATAAAATCGCTGAAGAGATCGCTGCCAAGCTGGTTAGACATGGCTATGGTGTCATCACTGGCGGCGGCCCGGGCATTATGGAAGCGGGTAACAAAGGCGCCCACGCCGAAAAAGGAAAATCTGTAGGGCTAAATATCCACCTGCCTTTCGAGCAATTCAACAATATGTACATCGATCAGGACAAATTGATCACGTTTGATTACTTCTTTGTCCGCAAGGTGATGTTTGTAAAATACGCCCAAGGATTTATCGTGTTGCCGGGTGGATTTGGCACCATGGACGAGTTATTTGAAGCGTTGACATTGGTACAGACCAAGAAGACAGGGAAATTTCCCATCATCCTCGTAGGAAAGGAATTTTGGGAAGGACTGATCGATTGGATAAAAACAATAATGCTCGAACGACATATCAACATCAGCCCAGAAGACATGGAGCTGTTCTCAGTAGTGGACACTGCTACCGAAGCAGTCGAGGCGATTGATGAATTCTACAACAAATATTTACTGTCTCCAAATTTCTAG
- a CDS encoding lytic transglycosylase domain-containing protein produces the protein MKNTHAYILYGLVAVLFILVLYYRNSPEATSSGQRTGKPYTSPLTSRDKGGETSPRVKLLDLPEKMEFAGEPVPLGKMDIKERFEREMYVNAFWESNMLLMMKRSAKYLPTIEKILAEYNIPEDFKYVALIESGLQNVVSPAGARGFWQFMEGTAKDFGLEVTREVDERYDFEKATHAACKYLQQSYAKFGKWTSVAASYNIGQTGLRRRMNDQQQPDYYELLLNEETGRYMFRILAFKEIFEHPEKYGFVLDEKDYYHMPTLKTLVIKSSVKDLAEWAIKNGTNYKQLKIYNPWLRTPKLTVRRDREYKIKLPAD, from the coding sequence GTGAAAAATACCCATGCATATATCCTGTACGGTCTGGTGGCCGTACTTTTTATTTTAGTCCTATACTATCGCAATTCTCCCGAAGCCACTTCATCAGGACAACGAACCGGAAAACCCTATACGAGTCCCCTAACTTCCCGTGACAAGGGCGGAGAGACTTCACCAAGGGTAAAACTGCTTGACCTGCCAGAGAAGATGGAGTTTGCGGGGGAGCCTGTACCATTAGGAAAAATGGACATCAAGGAGCGGTTTGAACGAGAGATGTACGTGAACGCCTTCTGGGAGTCCAATATGCTGCTGATGATGAAGCGATCGGCAAAGTACCTTCCCACCATTGAAAAAATCCTGGCAGAGTATAACATTCCAGAGGATTTTAAATACGTCGCCCTGATCGAATCCGGACTGCAAAATGTCGTCTCTCCAGCAGGAGCACGTGGATTTTGGCAGTTTATGGAAGGCACCGCAAAGGACTTTGGACTGGAAGTCACCCGAGAAGTGGATGAACGGTACGATTTTGAAAAAGCCACTCATGCTGCCTGCAAATACTTACAGCAATCCTACGCAAAATTCGGCAAATGGACCAGTGTAGCCGCCAGCTACAATATAGGGCAAACGGGGCTTAGGCGAAGAATGAATGATCAGCAACAGCCAGATTACTATGAATTGCTGCTCAATGAAGAAACAGGACGGTACATGTTCAGAATACTGGCGTTTAAAGAAATCTTCGAACATCCTGAAAAGTACGGCTTTGTACTCGATGAAAAAGACTATTACCACATGCCCACACTGAAGACGCTCGTGATAAAAAGTTCTGTGAAAGACCTTGCCGAGTGGGCCATAAAAAACGGCACCAACTATAAGCAACTTAAGATCTACAATCCTTGGCTACGCACCCCGAAGCTGACCGTCAGACGTGACCGGGAATACAAAATCAAATTACCTGCTGACTGA
- a CDS encoding AsmA family protein, translating into MKNKKLVIFLGTLVLLIIFALEGVPYLVNVYLNGNAERIVGDLITRTNDFSGHRVKFGHIKLDYDYRGTYLELDSVAIFPDENVADKKVQINLVADRILLSGFIWKSLLLNNTIVLDSAELRGVNIQSLSQDLDSLKQKKQKETQRKKGKDYKSIQVAHIDISDFAIENKDVETDSARLELDGLNLVATNFQLTNKDLAQADALFSVDDIEGSIAHAQVHFNAYRNVIHAQQMKLSKAKNSLSIKQVKLDNKLDKYAYTQDFEKETDWIELVQGSVELVNMNYDAYFRKSLIESEKLLIKDMVINVFRDKRKPDDTRKRPMMINEIIKSIPKDLHVDLIQLDNGYVSYEERPDNDGPKAGKIFFDQINAKIMNITNVPKMLEMHSELNLKATARIMGKGNVDLNVTYFLQDSTGGFTMDGTVRDLELAAINPMLRPATQVAARSGVIDEMTFDIKGNDIDGHGQLIMKYHDLAIDIRGKSYGKGQNILQKIGSFLTNKLVIRSENPDQKGDLHKGTVYFKRNQSKFIFNYWWKLVLSGMRSTLTGEDEDTLRKRGEKGD; encoded by the coding sequence ATGAAAAACAAAAAGTTGGTAATTTTTTTAGGGACTTTGGTGCTCTTGATCATTTTTGCGTTGGAGGGAGTTCCCTATTTGGTAAACGTTTATCTAAATGGCAATGCCGAAAGGATAGTCGGTGACTTGATCACAAGGACCAATGACTTTAGCGGTCACCGGGTAAAATTCGGCCATATCAAGTTGGATTATGACTATCGGGGCACCTATCTGGAACTGGACTCCGTCGCCATATTCCCGGATGAAAACGTGGCCGACAAAAAAGTACAGATCAACTTAGTAGCTGACAGGATTCTGTTATCAGGATTTATATGGAAAAGCCTATTACTGAACAACACCATCGTTCTGGACTCAGCTGAGTTGAGAGGTGTAAATATCCAGTCGCTATCCCAAGACCTTGATTCCCTCAAACAAAAGAAGCAAAAGGAAACTCAAAGAAAGAAAGGCAAGGATTACAAATCCATTCAGGTTGCCCACATTGACATCAGTGACTTTGCCATAGAAAACAAGGATGTGGAGACCGACTCCGCAAGGTTAGAGCTAGATGGGTTAAACCTGGTGGCTACCAATTTCCAGCTGACCAACAAGGACCTCGCCCAGGCCGATGCACTTTTTTCCGTGGACGATATCGAGGGTAGCATAGCCCATGCCCAAGTCCACTTTAACGCCTACCGCAATGTCATTCATGCTCAGCAGATGAAGCTCAGCAAAGCAAAAAACAGCCTTAGCATAAAGCAGGTAAAGCTGGACAATAAATTGGACAAGTATGCTTATACGCAGGATTTTGAAAAGGAAACGGATTGGATAGAACTGGTGCAAGGAAGCGTGGAGCTGGTCAATATGAATTATGATGCCTACTTCCGCAAAAGCCTGATCGAGTCCGAAAAGTTATTGATCAAGGACATGGTCATAAATGTATTTCGGGACAAACGAAAGCCTGACGATACCCGAAAAAGACCCATGATGATAAACGAAATCATCAAGAGCATCCCCAAAGACCTGCATGTAGACCTTATCCAATTGGACAATGGCTATGTGTCCTACGAAGAGCGTCCTGACAATGACGGGCCAAAAGCAGGAAAGATCTTTTTTGACCAGATCAATGCCAAAATCATGAACATCACCAATGTGCCCAAAATGCTTGAAATGCACAGCGAGCTCAACTTGAAAGCTACTGCTAGGATAATGGGCAAGGGGAATGTCGACTTAAACGTCACCTATTTTCTACAAGACAGTACCGGAGGGTTTACCATGGATGGTACCGTTCGGGACTTGGAGCTCGCCGCAATCAACCCCATGCTCCGCCCAGCCACACAAGTGGCCGCACGAAGTGGCGTGATCGATGAAATGACCTTTGACATCAAGGGCAATGATATCGATGGACATGGCCAACTGATCATGAAATACCATGATCTGGCCATTGATATTCGTGGAAAATCATACGGAAAAGGACAGAACATCCTACAAAAAATAGGTTCATTCCTTACCAATAAGCTCGTCATACGCTCTGAAAACCCTGACCAAAAAGGTGATTTGCACAAAGGGACCGTTTACTTCAAGCGAAACCAAAGCAAATTTATTTTTAACTACTGGTGGAAGCTTGTGCTCAGTGGCATGCGCTCTACACTCACCGGAGAAGACGAGGATACGCTGCGAAAAAGGGGTGAAAAGGGTGATTAG